A window of the Lactuca sativa cultivar Salinas chromosome 5, Lsat_Salinas_v11, whole genome shotgun sequence genome harbors these coding sequences:
- the LOC128125864 gene encoding uncharacterized protein LOC128125864 produces the protein MSEPSQLMIENTRSDLYVALPVLSQGKKWVLLYSTWRHGISLSTLYRRSNLCPGLSLLVVGDRKGAVFGGLVEAPLKPSTKKRYQGSNDTFVFTNTPGRPVIYRPTGVNQYFTLCSTEYLALGGGNHFALYLDSDL, from the exons ATGTCAGAACCTTCACAACTTATGATAGAAAATACACGTTCTGATCTTTATGTTGCACTCCCTGTTCTCAGTCAAGGAAAGAAATGGGTCTTACTATACAG TACATGGAGGCATGGCATATCTCTTTCAACCTTATATAGAAGAAGCAATCTTTGCCCTGGGTTAAGTCTACTG GTTGTTGGAGATCGTAAAGGTGCAGTGTTTGGTGGTTTAGTTGAGGCACCTTTGAAACCATCAACAAAGAAAAGATACCAG GGATCGAATGATACATTTGTGTTTACAAATACACCAGGGCGTCCTGTTATATATCGCCCCACAG GGGTGAATCAGTATTTTACTCTTTGTTCAACTGAGTATTTAGCGCTTGGTGGGGGAAATCATTTTGCATTGTATCTCGATAGTGACTTGTAA